The following coding sequences are from one Bacillota bacterium window:
- a CDS encoding UPF0236 family protein, protein MDTILDEGAITFLSLETIMVRFLAGVFTDAMKVVLKRIDDRLFRERDKSRYEELDFHDRTFDTIFGVPLTFRRRYYRGRETGENVFLLDEAMGLDAGTRLSPLLKEAAVIAAVRGPSYRAAAESLKQLAGGKVLSHESVRQCAKKAGLAVDAMEAKARKEAEGDREAPIAFLEVDGVNMRLQQADARLVEERALTAHEGWDPRPGCRKEARLRGGTVYSSHAPGEWREEASRHVYSWFRVKQDTIAAVNGDRAPWIRQGTEWFGSNTVLCRIDRCHLKRDLAKIFKDKEVLARVLGKADADPTGALFVAALAEERVHAGPKGRA, encoded by the coding sequence ATGGATACGATTCTAGACGAAGGCGCTATTACCTTTCTGTCGCTCGAAACGATTATGGTCCGGTTTCTTGCAGGAGTGTTCACGGATGCAATGAAGGTCGTGCTTAAGCGGATAGACGACCGGCTCTTCAGGGAGAGGGATAAGAGTCGGTATGAAGAGCTGGACTTCCACGACCGGACTTTTGACACCATTTTCGGGGTTCCTCTCACGTTTAGGCGGAGATACTACCGCGGCCGGGAGACGGGGGAGAATGTGTTCCTGCTGGACGAAGCGATGGGTCTTGACGCAGGGACGCGCCTGAGCCCTCTGTTGAAGGAGGCTGCGGTCATCGCGGCTGTCCGTGGGCCTTCATACCGGGCTGCGGCCGAAAGCCTGAAGCAGCTTGCCGGAGGGAAGGTATTGAGCCATGAATCGGTAAGGCAATGCGCCAAGAAAGCCGGGCTTGCGGTGGACGCAATGGAGGCGAAGGCCCGCAAGGAAGCTGAAGGGGATAGAGAGGCCCCGATAGCCTTCCTTGAGGTTGACGGGGTCAATATGCGCCTTCAGCAAGCGGACGCAAGGCTCGTGGAAGAGAGGGCGCTCACGGCGCATGAAGGGTGGGATCCGAGGCCAGGCTGCCGGAAAGAGGCGCGGTTGCGGGGAGGGACGGTTTACTCATCGCATGCGCCAGGAGAATGGCGGGAAGAGGCAAGCAGGCACGTATACAGCTGGTTTCGCGTCAAGCAAGACACGATTGCGGCGGTCAACGGGGACAGGGCTCCATGGATAAGGCAAGGGACAGAGTGGTTTGGATCAAACACGGTTCTCTGCCGGATCGACCGGTGCCACTTGAAGAGAGACCTTGCGAAGATATTCAAAGACAAGGAAGTCTTGGCGAGGGTATTGGGCAAGGCAGACGCCGACCCGACCGGAGCTCTTTTCGTGGCGGCGCTTGCGGAGGAGAGAGTTCATGCAGGGCCTAAGGGCCGTGCGG
- a CDS encoding glycerol-3-phosphate acyltransferase — protein sequence MVGVLVGFTLGSIPFSVWLGRAMLGVDIRDYADHNPGATNAWRAGGWKAGLPAAFLDYSKGLAAVALTRSFDGMPQPGLWAAALGAVAGHAFSPLLGFRGGKAVAATFGVWTGLMGLRGFLALGVSGGMVQLVLLYRSTDGVKTLLTMVGLCVYLAATGAPPGLLVTCTANAAIMTFKQCQYGTFLAERAAGPGFGAKQ from the coding sequence GTGGTTGGCGTGCTTGTGGGGTTTACTCTCGGGTCCATACCGTTCTCCGTCTGGCTCGGCCGTGCTATGCTTGGGGTGGACATCCGGGATTACGCTGATCACAACCCAGGTGCGACCAACGCCTGGAGGGCGGGCGGGTGGAAGGCGGGGCTTCCGGCGGCCTTCCTTGACTACTCCAAGGGACTTGCTGCAGTTGCCTTGACCCGGTCCTTCGATGGGATGCCTCAGCCTGGGCTGTGGGCGGCGGCCCTGGGTGCGGTGGCAGGACACGCTTTCTCGCCGCTTCTGGGGTTCAGAGGGGGGAAGGCGGTCGCAGCGACATTTGGGGTCTGGACTGGCCTAATGGGCCTCAGAGGGTTCTTGGCCCTGGGGGTCTCAGGTGGCATGGTTCAGCTCGTGCTCCTGTACCGTAGCACTGATGGGGTCAAAACACTTCTCACCATGGTGGGGCTGTGTGTCTATCTCGCAGCAACAGGCGCCCCTCCAGGGTTGCTCGTCACGTGTACCGCGAATGCCGCGATCATGACGTTCAAGCAGTGCCAGTATGGGACGTTTCTTGCTGAGAGAGCCGCGGGTCCCGGATTCGGCGCCAAGCAGTAA
- a CDS encoding methylated-DNA--[protein]-cysteine S-methyltransferase: MIDHVDSPIGTLVCVCTGTALCALSFTDHEPAMLASLAARYEGFTMEAASDPGGISSRLQAYFAGDLQALHGITVETGGTAFERRVWSALLEIPAGATVSYGELAGRLGSGSRAVGSANSRNPVAIVVPCHRVVGANGHLTGYAGGLERKLWLLRHEGVDTDRLGRVRR, encoded by the coding sequence CTGATTGACCACGTGGATTCGCCCATCGGGACTCTGGTGTGCGTGTGCACGGGGACAGCCCTCTGTGCCCTCAGCTTCACCGACCACGAGCCCGCGATGCTAGCATCTTTGGCCGCCAGGTACGAAGGATTCACGATGGAGGCAGCCTCAGATCCGGGCGGCATCAGCTCGCGGCTCCAGGCGTATTTCGCTGGAGACCTCCAAGCGCTCCATGGAATCACCGTCGAGACGGGCGGGACTGCATTCGAGCGCCGAGTCTGGTCCGCGCTTCTTGAGATACCGGCTGGTGCCACAGTCTCGTACGGGGAATTGGCGGGCCGCCTCGGGAGCGGAAGCCGCGCTGTGGGCAGTGCAAACTCCCGAAACCCGGTGGCGATAGTCGTGCCATGTCACCGAGTCGTCGGCGCCAACGGGCATCTCACAGGCTACGCAGGGGGGTTGGAGCGCAAGCTCTGGCTCCTGCGACATGAGGGGGTTGACACGGACAGGCTAGGACGCGTACGCAGGTAA
- a CDS encoding DNA-3-methyladenine glycosylase 2 family protein, translating into MELNREACYRAVMTRDARFDGRFYTAVVTTGVYCRPICPAPTPKLENCIFFPSAAAAHEAGFRPCLRCRPEIAPGLAGWRGDSPMVLRALDLIVGGELESGTVESLAGRLGITARHLRRLFDQHLGASPIAVAQAHRVLFAKQLITETSMSMTEVAFASGFGSIRRFNHVMQRVYGRPPRELRRLTALGRQAGDMGITLRLALRPPFNWPAMLSFLGPRAIPGVELVDGGCYRRTIAVDGVRGVAEVRPGPDEDCLHVTIRVSRVGPLASVVGRLRRLFDLDADVVSIESHLSRDPRLAPRVREHPGLRPPGAWDGFELAVRAILGQQVSVTAATTLVGRVVAAYGDRFAEADESGGDARLQFLFPRPEALAAADLSHIGIPYARAQAISKLAQAVVEDEDLLEPAGDAGSLEQKIARLRALPGIGDWTAQYIAMRALGEPDAFPWTDLGLARAMSEGGGRPTPAQLLKAAENWRPWRAYAAMHLWMTGTVNAGERRQTDGSPD; encoded by the coding sequence ATGGAACTGAACCGTGAAGCATGCTACCGGGCGGTAATGACGCGGGATGCCCGCTTCGACGGACGCTTCTACACTGCGGTCGTCACCACAGGCGTCTATTGCCGCCCCATCTGCCCTGCTCCCACTCCGAAGTTGGAGAACTGCATCTTCTTTCCTAGTGCCGCCGCAGCCCACGAGGCAGGGTTCCGCCCGTGCCTCAGATGCCGCCCGGAGATCGCCCCGGGATTGGCTGGCTGGCGCGGTGACTCACCCATGGTGCTGCGGGCCCTTGACCTCATCGTCGGAGGCGAACTCGAGTCGGGGACCGTCGAAAGCCTTGCGGGCAGGCTAGGGATTACTGCGAGACACCTAAGGAGGCTGTTTGACCAGCATCTCGGGGCTTCCCCGATCGCGGTCGCACAGGCACATCGGGTCCTCTTCGCCAAGCAGCTCATTACCGAGACTTCTATGTCAATGACTGAGGTAGCGTTCGCCTCAGGGTTTGGCAGCATCCGCCGGTTCAACCACGTGATGCAGCGAGTCTACGGCCGGCCACCGCGCGAGCTGAGACGCCTGACGGCCTTAGGGCGCCAAGCGGGCGACATGGGAATCACACTCCGCTTGGCATTGAGACCACCTTTCAACTGGCCTGCTATGTTGTCCTTCCTCGGACCCCGTGCCATCCCAGGAGTCGAACTGGTGGATGGCGGCTGTTATCGCCGCACGATTGCGGTTGACGGTGTCAGAGGCGTAGCAGAGGTTCGCCCGGGACCTGACGAGGACTGTCTTCATGTCACAATACGAGTCTCGAGAGTCGGCCCTCTTGCCTCAGTAGTCGGCCGGTTGCGCCGGTTGTTCGATCTTGACGCAGATGTAGTGTCTATTGAAAGCCACCTCTCGCGCGACCCGCGACTCGCCCCTCGTGTGCGAGAACACCCCGGCCTGCGCCCTCCGGGTGCGTGGGATGGGTTCGAACTCGCTGTCCGGGCAATCCTGGGCCAGCAAGTGAGCGTCACCGCAGCCACGACCCTGGTTGGGAGAGTGGTCGCGGCGTACGGTGACCGGTTTGCGGAGGCCGACGAATCGGGAGGCGACGCGAGACTGCAGTTCCTGTTCCCGCGCCCGGAGGCGCTGGCCGCCGCTGATCTCAGCCACATAGGCATTCCGTATGCCCGTGCGCAGGCCATATCCAAGTTGGCCCAAGCCGTCGTGGAAGACGAGGACCTCCTCGAGCCGGCCGGGGACGCAGGCAGCCTGGAGCAGAAGATTGCGAGACTCCGCGCGTTGCCCGGAATCGGGGATTGGACTGCACAGTACATCGCTATGCGGGCGCTTGGGGAGCCGGATGCTTTCCCGTGGACGGACCTGGGCCTGGCGAGGGCAATGTCTGAGGGGGGAGGAAGGCCGACTCCGGCGCAGCTTCTGAAGGCGGCGGAGAATTGGAGGCCATGGCGGGCATACGCCGCCATGCATCTGTGGATGACAGGGACGGTCAACGCCGGTGAGAGGAGACAGACTGATGGATCTCCTGATTGA
- a CDS encoding TrpB-like pyridoxal phosphate-dependent enzyme, which produces MRDDGRTIKITLGEEAIPKKWYNIAADLGGPLPPSLNPRTLEPLGPDDLKAIFPMALIEQEVSQERWIPVPEEVLDVYRLWRPTPLMRARRLEQALRTPARIYYKYEGVSPTGSHKPNTAVPQAYYNKKAGIKRLATETGAGQWGSALALACRMFGLECTVYMVKVSYQQKPYRRSLMEVWGAEVFPSPTHRTESGRNILKQDPDSLGSLGIAISEAVEDAATRADTNYSLGSVLNHVLLHQTVIGQEARAQLELVGDYPDIIIGCCGGGSNFSGIAFPFLPDKMAGRDIKVQAVEPEACPSMTRGSYAYDYGDTAGVAPVAKMYTLGHTFVPPGIHAGGLRYHGMAPLVSQLLADGLIEATAVGQVAVFDAAVAFARAEGILPAPESAHAIRAVIDEANRCREEGKEKTILFCLSGHGHFDLAAYDQYFAGKLQDYAYPQEMIDRALLDLPKVGK; this is translated from the coding sequence ATGAGAGACGACGGTCGCACGATCAAGATCACACTGGGTGAGGAGGCTATCCCCAAGAAGTGGTACAACATCGCGGCGGACCTTGGAGGTCCCCTGCCTCCGTCCTTGAACCCTCGGACCCTGGAGCCTCTGGGCCCGGACGACCTCAAGGCCATATTCCCCATGGCCCTAATCGAGCAGGAAGTCTCCCAGGAACGGTGGATCCCAGTGCCCGAGGAGGTTCTGGATGTATACAGACTGTGGAGGCCGACTCCCCTTATGAGGGCGAGAAGGCTTGAGCAGGCGTTGAGGACACCCGCCCGGATCTACTACAAGTACGAGGGAGTAAGCCCGACAGGGAGCCACAAGCCTAATACCGCCGTGCCCCAGGCCTACTACAACAAGAAAGCGGGCATCAAGCGGCTCGCTACAGAGACCGGCGCCGGGCAGTGGGGAAGCGCACTCGCGCTTGCTTGCCGAATGTTCGGGCTCGAGTGCACAGTCTATATGGTCAAAGTCAGCTACCAGCAGAAGCCCTACAGGCGGTCACTAATGGAGGTGTGGGGGGCGGAAGTCTTCCCAAGCCCGACCCACCGCACGGAATCCGGGAGGAACATCCTCAAACAGGATCCGGATTCCCTGGGAAGCCTCGGGATCGCCATAAGCGAAGCAGTTGAGGATGCTGCCACGAGAGCAGACACTAACTACTCTTTGGGAAGTGTCTTGAACCACGTGCTCCTCCACCAGACGGTCATCGGCCAGGAAGCCCGGGCTCAGCTCGAGCTGGTCGGAGACTACCCAGACATCATCATCGGCTGCTGTGGCGGAGGCAGCAACTTCTCCGGGATCGCCTTCCCATTCCTGCCGGACAAGATGGCGGGGAGGGATATCAAGGTGCAGGCGGTCGAGCCGGAAGCGTGCCCTTCAATGACGCGCGGGTCCTACGCCTATGACTATGGCGACACTGCGGGGGTGGCGCCTGTGGCGAAGATGTATACCCTTGGCCACACCTTCGTCCCGCCAGGCATACACGCGGGTGGGCTCAGGTACCACGGCATGGCCCCGCTTGTCAGCCAGCTCCTGGCGGACGGTCTGATAGAGGCGACTGCCGTGGGGCAGGTGGCGGTGTTTGACGCCGCCGTAGCGTTCGCGCGGGCAGAAGGGATTCTGCCGGCGCCTGAATCCGCCCACGCCATCCGCGCGGTTATCGACGAGGCCAATCGCTGCCGCGAAGAGGGGAAGGAGAAGACCATCCTGTTCTGCCTGAGCGGGCACGGCCACTTCGACCTTGCCGCGTATGATCAGTACTTCGCCGGGAAGCTTCAGGATTACGCTTACCCGCAGGAGATGATAGACCGGGCGCTCTTGGATCTCCCGAAAGTCGGGAAGTAG
- a CDS encoding DUF1015 domain-containing protein: MAEIRPVRGLRYDPRAVGALRDVVSPPYDVVDAIDQERLCERSPFNIMRLLRWRPENGGGVNPYAEAAQEFMAWRHAGVLARDEKPTIYIYDQDSGKVRRGFTGLIRLSDYDSGIVLPHERTRPGPLEDRLNLMKAVHANLSSIFGLFDDPRGRVSQILANATGGRPCVEISDYDGMTHRLWACQDPVTIEALTRAMSDRYVVIADGHHRYEAALRYREWRARLEGRVAMPSIPGHRSGGDSADRDDPDHESTAHGLPGDRPYDYILMTFVPFDSEGTEILPTHRVVGGLVPETAENVERRMSGRFRKMGEYRDLGEVLDSMAAAQGEGKIAIGIYMGSGRFTVSELTSQSPAGSDAAVLDELVLGECLGIGPRDARRGEQVDFTHVPETAIREVDEGRRQLAFLLNPTPVTAVRDAALAGRIMPEKSTYFYPKLVAGLVINAF, translated from the coding sequence GTGGCGGAGATACGGCCGGTCCGGGGATTGCGGTACGATCCTCGGGCAGTGGGGGCACTAAGAGACGTTGTCTCTCCTCCCTACGACGTGGTCGACGCTATTGACCAGGAGAGGCTGTGCGAGAGGTCGCCGTTCAACATCATGCGCCTCCTGAGGTGGAGACCTGAGAATGGGGGCGGTGTCAATCCCTATGCCGAGGCCGCCCAGGAGTTCATGGCGTGGCGGCATGCGGGGGTGCTCGCGCGAGATGAGAAACCGACCATCTATATCTACGACCAGGACTCGGGGAAGGTCCGAAGGGGCTTCACCGGACTGATCAGACTGTCGGACTACGATTCCGGGATAGTCCTTCCACACGAGCGCACCAGGCCCGGGCCGCTCGAGGACAGGTTGAACTTGATGAAGGCTGTCCATGCCAACCTCAGTTCCATCTTTGGGCTATTTGACGATCCGCGGGGCAGGGTATCCCAGATACTGGCGAATGCCACTGGAGGCAGGCCGTGCGTGGAGATTTCGGACTACGATGGCATGACTCACAGGCTCTGGGCGTGCCAGGACCCCGTTACCATAGAAGCACTAACCCGGGCGATGTCGGACAGGTATGTTGTGATCGCCGATGGACACCACCGGTACGAGGCCGCGTTGCGCTACCGGGAGTGGAGGGCCCGACTGGAAGGGAGGGTTGCGATGCCGAGCATTCCGGGGCATCGAAGCGGAGGGGATTCGGCAGACAGGGACGATCCGGATCATGAATCCACTGCGCACGGGCTCCCCGGGGATAGGCCTTACGACTATATCCTGATGACTTTCGTTCCCTTCGATTCGGAAGGGACGGAGATCTTGCCCACTCATAGGGTTGTCGGTGGGCTAGTTCCCGAGACAGCAGAGAACGTCGAGCGGCGCATGTCCGGGCGGTTCCGCAAGATGGGCGAGTACCGTGATCTCGGCGAGGTTCTGGATTCCATGGCGGCCGCGCAGGGAGAGGGGAAGATCGCCATCGGCATATACATGGGATCCGGGAGGTTCACCGTTTCTGAACTCACCAGCCAAAGCCCCGCCGGGTCCGATGCGGCGGTCCTGGACGAACTCGTGCTCGGTGAGTGTCTCGGAATCGGCCCAAGAGATGCGCGCCGGGGGGAACAGGTGGACTTCACACATGTGCCGGAGACAGCCATCCGGGAAGTGGACGAGGGCAGGCGCCAGCTCGCATTCCTCCTCAACCCCACGCCTGTAACAGCGGTGCGAGACGCCGCGCTGGCGGGCCGGATCATGCCGGAGAAGTCCACCTATTTCTATCCCAAACTCGTTGCCGGTCTCGTGATCAACGCATTCTAG
- a CDS encoding 1-phosphofructokinase family hexose kinase, with product MILTVTPSPAVDKTYVVPDFQVGVEARVDGRFIVPAGKAVNVARVARALGEEVSATGFLAGDRGEFVQRHLETLGIITDFAWIGGDTRETVTVLDPVSGMQTRLMEIGPVVTEDDVRSLEAKVRAMAAGADVITLGGRLPEGAPPDLYRRILDIVRQMGAPVILDAHGLSLRLALGASPFLIKPNQAELAELVERPIGGPEDAVQAALEIQEDGVECVVVSLGSQGAVAVCADGAFRVYPLVVKVVNTVGCGDSLVAGLAVELARAVREARMTGGVQLSGLPDGWLVRGLVLGTAAAASNAVTETAGTIDPEGIPGLAACVQVERMSPGQPAT from the coding sequence ATGATCCTGACAGTCACCCCAAGCCCTGCGGTGGACAAGACATACGTGGTTCCCGATTTCCAGGTTGGGGTCGAGGCCAGAGTGGATGGGAGGTTCATCGTCCCAGCCGGGAAGGCGGTGAACGTGGCGAGGGTCGCCCGGGCGCTCGGGGAGGAGGTCTCCGCCACCGGGTTTCTCGCAGGGGATCGGGGTGAATTCGTACAGAGGCATCTCGAGACGCTCGGCATCATCACGGACTTCGCATGGATCGGCGGAGACACCCGAGAGACCGTGACTGTACTTGATCCTGTGAGCGGGATGCAGACCCGCCTCATGGAGATTGGACCCGTGGTGACGGAAGATGATGTCAGGTCCCTTGAAGCGAAAGTGCGGGCGATGGCAGCGGGAGCGGACGTCATCACACTCGGGGGCAGGCTTCCGGAAGGGGCGCCACCTGATCTATACCGTCGGATCCTGGATATCGTGAGACAGATGGGAGCGCCTGTGATTCTGGATGCGCACGGCCTTTCCCTGCGGCTGGCCCTGGGGGCGAGCCCGTTCCTCATAAAGCCCAACCAGGCCGAGCTTGCCGAGTTGGTGGAGCGGCCCATCGGCGGGCCGGAGGACGCCGTCCAGGCCGCTCTGGAGATTCAGGAGGACGGCGTAGAATGTGTGGTGGTCTCGCTCGGATCCCAAGGCGCCGTCGCGGTCTGTGCGGATGGAGCATTTCGGGTCTACCCTCTCGTGGTGAAGGTCGTCAACACGGTGGGTTGTGGTGATTCTCTCGTGGCGGGGCTGGCCGTGGAGCTCGCGCGGGCGGTCAGGGAAGCAAGAATGACAGGGGGAGTGCAGCTGAGCGGCCTGCCTGACGGGTGGCTCGTCCGAGGTCTGGTGCTGGGCACTGCCGCTGCGGCCAGCAACGCCGTGACCGAAACCGCCGGGACCATAGATCCAGAGGGAATTCCGGGGCTTGCCGCCTGCGTGCAGGTGGAGCGCATGTCGCCTGGGCAGCCGGCCACATGA
- a CDS encoding dimethylsulfonioproprionate lyase family protein produces the protein MKTVRVEDVTGETFPAGRRTRILIGPGSVEARNFVMGHVTIFPDGSVPLNQHEQEEVYVILQGSGSMRVGDEEQEVCAGTAVYVSPGVPHQLKNTGPEDLIMMFVYSPAGVVSHWQKEREGDFKIV, from the coding sequence GTGAAGACAGTCAGGGTTGAGGACGTGACTGGAGAAACGTTTCCTGCCGGAAGGCGCACTAGGATCCTGATCGGGCCAGGATCGGTTGAAGCGCGGAACTTCGTGATGGGTCACGTGACCATCTTCCCTGATGGCTCCGTGCCGCTGAACCAGCATGAGCAGGAGGAAGTCTACGTGATCCTCCAAGGCTCAGGGTCGATGCGGGTCGGAGACGAGGAACAGGAGGTATGTGCGGGCACTGCAGTCTATGTGTCGCCTGGTGTCCCTCATCAACTCAAGAACACCGGCCCCGAGGACCTAATCATGATGTTCGTCTACTCCCCCGCGGGCGTAGTATCCCACTGGCAGAAGGAGCGGGAAGGCGACTTCAAGATAGTCTGA
- a CDS encoding 6-phosphogluconolactonase: MSKRPEGLVKDFRQDNLRVMVFRDRTTGGHAAAEMVAERMKATIAKKGRVNVAFAAAPSQNDFLASLVTMHGIDWPKVNCFHLDEYHTLRPGARQRFDVFLTEKLWSRVPVKNVWTLVPEAGMTVEQIISRYTRLLEENPLDIACIGIGENGHLAFNDPPVADFDDPLVIKEVEIDEVCRNQQVHDGAFAAIEDVPKTAITMTIPTLMSAGFVSTVVPTALKAKAVRECITGPISEACPASILRRHPDSVLILDPESASLLD, translated from the coding sequence ATGAGCAAGAGACCGGAAGGGCTTGTCAAAGACTTCAGACAGGACAATCTGCGCGTGATGGTGTTCCGCGATCGGACCACCGGCGGGCATGCCGCAGCGGAAATGGTTGCGGAGAGAATGAAGGCTACTATAGCGAAGAAAGGCAGAGTGAACGTGGCCTTTGCGGCCGCCCCGTCCCAGAACGACTTCCTTGCGAGCCTCGTGACAATGCATGGCATTGACTGGCCGAAAGTGAACTGCTTTCACCTGGACGAGTACCACACCCTGCGGCCGGGAGCCCGTCAGAGGTTCGATGTATTCCTGACGGAGAAGCTCTGGAGCAGAGTTCCGGTGAAGAACGTCTGGACACTGGTGCCGGAAGCCGGGATGACTGTAGAGCAGATCATCTCCCGCTACACCCGTCTGCTTGAGGAAAACCCCCTCGATATTGCGTGTATAGGGATCGGTGAGAACGGACATCTCGCCTTCAATGATCCGCCCGTGGCGGATTTCGACGACCCGTTGGTCATCAAGGAAGTCGAGATCGATGAAGTCTGCAGAAACCAGCAAGTACACGATGGGGCGTTCGCGGCGATCGAGGACGTTCCCAAGACGGCGATCACCATGACCATACCGACACTCATGTCCGCAGGCTTCGTGAGCACAGTTGTGCCAACCGCGCTCAAGGCCAAGGCAGTCAGGGAGTGTATCACCGGGCCGATTTCCGAGGCCTGCCCTGCGTCGATTCTCAGAAGACACCCGGACTCGGTGCTGATCCTAGATCCCGAGTCCGCGTCGCTATTGGACTGA
- a CDS encoding LacI family transcriptional regulator: MWTAASEDEQVLKTLRFLGIPFVIIDRPVGRGSGYDLVAYDGEKAAVETVRYLASRGHRKIGFIGWDSQVVSSRVAGFRKAVSDLGLSGEDCPIFLGNLSRDSGRDLAFRCLSQGRVSALFIGHHHIGEGAVMAISQLGIAVPDDLSVIIYGSPTWAEVNCPAYTVVRLPDTEIGQQGMSMLLKKIENGERSPEQVWLDCELVVRDSVKDMWCGAGTTHLHNE; encoded by the coding sequence GTGTGGACGGCTGCCTCCGAAGACGAACAGGTTCTCAAAACCCTTAGGTTCCTCGGCATTCCGTTCGTAATCATAGACAGGCCCGTCGGTCGGGGGTCCGGGTATGATCTAGTTGCGTACGACGGCGAGAAGGCGGCTGTTGAGACCGTGCGTTACCTGGCATCCCGAGGACACAGGAAGATCGGTTTCATCGGCTGGGACTCACAGGTTGTTAGCTCCAGGGTGGCGGGTTTTCGCAAAGCTGTCTCCGATCTCGGCCTCTCCGGAGAGGACTGTCCTATCTTCCTCGGGAACCTGAGTCGGGATTCCGGAAGAGATCTGGCATTTCGGTGTCTTTCCCAAGGCAGAGTGAGTGCCCTTTTCATCGGGCACCATCATATCGGCGAAGGGGCGGTCATGGCCATCAGCCAGCTGGGCATCGCGGTACCCGATGATCTTTCGGTGATCATCTACGGCAGCCCTACCTGGGCGGAGGTGAACTGTCCGGCTTACACTGTGGTCCGGCTTCCCGATACGGAGATAGGGCAGCAAGGAATGTCCATGCTTCTGAAGAAGATCGAAAATGGGGAGCGGTCCCCGGAGCAGGTTTGGCTTGACTGCGAACTTGTGGTCAGGGATTCTGTCAAGGATATGTGGTGTGGGGCTGGTACAACACATCTACACAATGAGTAG
- a CDS encoding LacI family transcriptional regulator, protein MERRGHPTLRDVAALAGTSVATASNVMSGRKAKYVSPELAARVRAASEQLGYLPDLLARSMKGKSRRMVAILVPEFWNPVFTRMVIGAEQVARENGYLLMILSTLGDPDYERDHLTNLAAQRVDGCLRRRTGSQNP, encoded by the coding sequence TTGGAACGAAGAGGACATCCGACCCTCAGAGACGTGGCAGCGTTGGCCGGCACCTCTGTTGCCACCGCGTCCAACGTGATGAGCGGGCGGAAAGCTAAGTACGTCAGCCCCGAGCTCGCAGCGCGTGTCCGGGCGGCATCGGAGCAGCTCGGCTACCTGCCTGACCTGCTCGCCCGGTCGATGAAAGGGAAGAGCCGCAGGATGGTGGCGATCCTGGTTCCGGAATTCTGGAACCCTGTCTTCACAAGGATGGTGATTGGGGCGGAACAGGTTGCAAGGGAAAACGGGTACCTGCTGATGATACTGAGCACTCTAGGTGATCCCGACTACGAGCGCGACCACCTGACCAACCTCGCCGCCCAGCGTGTGGACGGCTGCCTCCGAAGACGAACAGGTTCTCAAAACCCTTAG